In a single window of the Mugil cephalus isolate CIBA_MC_2020 chromosome 6, CIBA_Mcephalus_1.1, whole genome shotgun sequence genome:
- the dohh gene encoding deoxyhypusine hydroxylase isoform X1 codes for MSHDTDTTMSSVTNVEQVAAVGQVLVDRKLDLTQRFRALFTLKNLGGAEAIEWISKAFVDESALLKHELAYCLGQMQDKQAIPTLTAVLKDVKQEPMVRHEAGEALGAIGDPVVLDLLKEYSQDPVIEVAETCQLAVCRLEWLQSGQEKQLEDGSTDKNPYCSVDPAPPAPRKSVPELRSTLLDESLPLFERYRAMFALRNLGTEEAVQALGDGLQCSSALFRHEIGYVLGQMQHPAAVPALRAALELTTENPMVRHEAAEALGSIGKNECLAVLQCYRGDKERVVKESCEVALDMLEYENSDQFQYADGLVRLQG; via the exons ATGTCACACGATACAGACACAACCATGAG CAGTGTGACTAATGTTGAGCAAGTGGCAGCAGTAGGACAAGTTCTGGTGGACCGTAAACTGGACTTGACCCAGCGATTCAGAGCCTTATTCACCCTAAAGAACTTGGGAG GTGCCGAAGCCATAGAATGGATCAGCAAGGCCTTTGTTGATGAATCAGCCCTGCTGAAGCATGAGCTGGCTTACTGCTTGGGGCAGATGCAAGACAAACAAGCCATTCCCACACTGACAGCTGTTCTCAAAGATGTAAAGCAGGAACCAATGGTCAGACACGAAGCAG GGGAAGCTTTGGGAGCAATTGGTGATCCTGTAGTTTTGGACCTTCTAAAAGAGTACAGTCAGGATCCTGTCATAGAG GTTGCAGAGACATGTCAGTTGGCGGTTTGTCGGCTGGAATGGCTGCAGAGCGGACAAGAGAAACAGCTGGAGGACGGAAGCACAGATAAAAATCCCTACTGCTCTGTGGACCCGGCCCCTCCAGCACCAAGGAAGAGTGTACCAGAGCTCCGCTCCACCCTGCTGGATGAAAGTCTGCCGCTCTTTGAACGCTACCGTGCCATGTTTGCCTTACGTAATCTGGGCACTGAAGAGGCTGTGCAAGCACTGGGAGACG GCCTGCAGTGCTCCAGCGCTCTGTTCCGCCATGAAATCGGTTATGTGCTGGGCCAGATGCAGCACCCGGCAGCAGTCCCCGCCCTGCGCGCCGCTTTGGAGCTCACCACCGAGAACCCCATGGTCCGGCATGAAGCGGCAGAGGCTCTTGGCTCCATTGGCAAAAACGAGTGCCTGGCCGTTCTGCAGTGTTACCGTGGAGACAAAGAACGCGTCGTGAAGGAGAGCTGTGAAGTTGCTTTGGACATGCTGGAGTACGAAAACAGCGACCAGTTCCAGTATGCAGACGGACTGGTCAGGTTACAGGGTTAA
- the dohh gene encoding deoxyhypusine hydroxylase isoform X2, with protein MSHDTDTTMSVTNVEQVAAVGQVLVDRKLDLTQRFRALFTLKNLGGAEAIEWISKAFVDESALLKHELAYCLGQMQDKQAIPTLTAVLKDVKQEPMVRHEAGEALGAIGDPVVLDLLKEYSQDPVIEVAETCQLAVCRLEWLQSGQEKQLEDGSTDKNPYCSVDPAPPAPRKSVPELRSTLLDESLPLFERYRAMFALRNLGTEEAVQALGDGLQCSSALFRHEIGYVLGQMQHPAAVPALRAALELTTENPMVRHEAAEALGSIGKNECLAVLQCYRGDKERVVKESCEVALDMLEYENSDQFQYADGLVRLQG; from the exons ATGTCACACGATACAGACACAACCATGAG TGTGACTAATGTTGAGCAAGTGGCAGCAGTAGGACAAGTTCTGGTGGACCGTAAACTGGACTTGACCCAGCGATTCAGAGCCTTATTCACCCTAAAGAACTTGGGAG GTGCCGAAGCCATAGAATGGATCAGCAAGGCCTTTGTTGATGAATCAGCCCTGCTGAAGCATGAGCTGGCTTACTGCTTGGGGCAGATGCAAGACAAACAAGCCATTCCCACACTGACAGCTGTTCTCAAAGATGTAAAGCAGGAACCAATGGTCAGACACGAAGCAG GGGAAGCTTTGGGAGCAATTGGTGATCCTGTAGTTTTGGACCTTCTAAAAGAGTACAGTCAGGATCCTGTCATAGAG GTTGCAGAGACATGTCAGTTGGCGGTTTGTCGGCTGGAATGGCTGCAGAGCGGACAAGAGAAACAGCTGGAGGACGGAAGCACAGATAAAAATCCCTACTGCTCTGTGGACCCGGCCCCTCCAGCACCAAGGAAGAGTGTACCAGAGCTCCGCTCCACCCTGCTGGATGAAAGTCTGCCGCTCTTTGAACGCTACCGTGCCATGTTTGCCTTACGTAATCTGGGCACTGAAGAGGCTGTGCAAGCACTGGGAGACG GCCTGCAGTGCTCCAGCGCTCTGTTCCGCCATGAAATCGGTTATGTGCTGGGCCAGATGCAGCACCCGGCAGCAGTCCCCGCCCTGCGCGCCGCTTTGGAGCTCACCACCGAGAACCCCATGGTCCGGCATGAAGCGGCAGAGGCTCTTGGCTCCATTGGCAAAAACGAGTGCCTGGCCGTTCTGCAGTGTTACCGTGGAGACAAAGAACGCGTCGTGAAGGAGAGCTGTGAAGTTGCTTTGGACATGCTGGAGTACGAAAACAGCGACCAGTTCCAGTATGCAGACGGACTGGTCAGGTTACAGGGTTAA
- the rsph4a gene encoding radial spoke head protein 6 homolog A, translating into MDANDGNQDSSEHRLQSAASFKAFMLKNSTKSNLNLYDHLTQVLIKVMNERPHNVVDVIEDISHDIKRGLLRDIQIAMQDSPQTTTAELLAEQQRALFSRSEEADQEEELGEAALPNVSEIGFYMEQAGVGLGREEIQRIFFALKQLVESQMLPRCRLWGKILGTESSYIVAEAEYREGEEEEQNSDEAAEEEERVPSTQENENEIDPLPQSVYKPPPVVQKEPIGTGANKCVYYVCKEPGLPWVKLPPVTPAQITVARQIRKFFTGRLDTPVVSYPPFPGNEANYLRAQIARISAGTQVSPQGYYQAGEEEGDEDNEAPRDSYEVNPEFEGFPVAEMAESLSTWVHHVQHILQQGRCTWVNLAVKPEEDNEEAEADEKEEEPDEPEPEVGPPLLTPVSQDAEMFNTPSWSSKLSSHLTSQHAVAVLRSNLWPGAYVYACGKKFENIYVGWGLKYAGEGYSPALPPLPQKEYPSGPEITEALDPSVKEEQLREDLEEEKAAQEEMDESDEDEEEDDE; encoded by the exons ATGGACGCTAATGACGGAAACCAAGACAGCAGTGAACACAGACTGCAGTCGGCCGCTTCTTTCAAGGCTTTCATGTTGAAAAACAGTACAAAGAGCAACCTGAACCT CTACGACCACCTCACCCAGGTGCTCATAAAGGTAATGAATGAGCGCCCACACAACGTGGTGGATGTGATAGAGGATATAAGCCACGATATAAAGCGGGGTTTACTCCGAGACATACAGATCGCCATGCAAGACAGTCCACAGACTACAACGGCTGAGCTACTGGCTGAACAACAGCGTGCACTGTTTTCACGTTCAGAAGAAGCTGACCAGGAGGAGGAACTG GGTGAAGCAGCTCTTCCTAACGTGAGTGAGATTGGCTTCTACATGGAGCAGGCTGGAGTGGGTCTGGGCAGAGAGGAGATACAGAGGATCTTTTTCGCACTTAAGCAGCTTGTTGAGTCACAGATGCTGCCACGCTGCCGACTGTGGGGCAAGATCCTGGGAACAGAGAGCAGCTACATTGTTGCTGAAGCTGAGTACAGAGAGggcgaggaggaagagcagaatTCAGAcgaagcagcagaggaagaggagagggtcCCCAGTACTCAGGAAAATGAGAATGAG atcgATCCATTACCTCAGTCAGTCTATAAGCCCCCACCAGTGGTGCAGAAGGAGCCCATAGGAACAGGTGCTAACAAGTGTGTTTACTATGTGTGCAAAGAACCTGGCCTTCCCTGGGTAAAACTTCCTCCAGTTACCCCAGCACAGATTACTGTTGCCCGGCAGATCCGTAAATTCTTCACTGGGAGGCTGGATACACCAGTTGTGAGCTACCCGCCTTTCCCCGGCAATGAAGCCAACTACTTGAGAGCACAGATTGCTCGGATCTCTGCCGGCACACAGGTCAGCCCCCAGGGCTACTACCAagctggagaggaagaaggCGACGAGGACAATGAGGCACCCCGGGACAGCTACGAAGTGAATCCTGAGTTTGAGGGTTTTCCAGTAGCTGAAATGGCTGAGTCTTTGTCCACGTGGGTGCATCATGTTCAACATATTCTGCAGCAG GGTCGCTGTACGTGGGTGAACCTGGCcgtgaaaccagaagaagacAATGAGGAAGCAGAGGCcgatgaaaaagaagaagagcctGATGAACCCGAGCCAGAGGTTGGACCCCCTCTGCTCACTCCCGTTTCCCAAGATGCAG AAATGTTCAACACCCCTTCTTGGAGCTCCAAGCTGTCCTCCCATCTCACCTCTCAACATGCAGTAGCTGTGCTGCGTTCTAACCTGTGGCCAGGGGCATATGTGTACGCTTGCGGAAA GAAATTTGAGAACATATACGTTGGATGGGGTCTGAAATATGCAGGGGAAGGGTATAGTCCAGCATTACCTCCGCTTCCACAGAAGGAATACCCCAGTGGACCGGAAATCACAGAGGCCCTGGACCCATCCGTGAAGGAAGAGCAGTTGAGAGAAGAtttagaggaggagaaagccgcacaggaggagatggacgagtcagatgaagacgaggaggaagatgatgagtga